GCCTCGTCGAACCAGGTGAGGTAATGACCGTTGAACACGACACCCTGTTGATCGACCTCCGCGTAGCGCGGCACGATCGGCAACGAAAACGAGGTCACGGCATCACCCTATCGAGCACGCACGACCTGCTCGTCACGAGTTCGCGGAGTTCGGGTCAGCAACGATTCCCGCCGCTACGATCTTCGCGTGAGCACCCGCGGGCGATCGTCATGACCACCGACGGGGGCTGGCAGGCACCCAACCCCGCCGGCGACGGCCGGGAGGTCCGGCAACGACCCGAGCCCACCGCCGAACGATTGCCCGCCTGGTGGCAACGGGTTCTGCGGTGGATCGCGTGGCTGACGTTTCTCGGGCTGGCAATCTGGAATTCGCAGAGCGTCTACTTCAGCGGTTGGGAGTTCGTGGCCCTCGTCGCCGCGATCGCCGTCAGCGTCTGGTGTCTGGCGAAGCCGTTGGGCGGCCCCAAGGTCGAGCTGTCCGAACCGACGCGTCTGCTCGGAGCGTTCGTGTCCAGGACCAATTGGGCGCTGGTGATCCTCGGCGCACTGCTCACCATCGGTGGCGTCGCAGGGCTGTTCGCGGCGATCTACGACATGTCCACGGGGCGTGCGAGTTTCGGTGACTTGCTCAAGGACATCGCGATCTTCGTGGAGGGTTGGATCGCCGAACTGATCACACCCATGTACGACGCGGAACTCGAGAAGACCCACGCGTACGCCCTGTTCCTGCTCATCCTGCCGGGCCTTCTCCTGTTGTGGTTCAACCTCCTCCCGCTCCTCAAGCGTGGCAGCGAATTCCAGGTCCACGAGGACGGTTCGGTGTCGGTGCGTCGCGATGACAGCTGGGAGCCACTGTTGGAGTACCAGTACGCGACGGTGACGGCCGACGGCGTGACGTTCGAGTTCATCCCGCCGCCCGGGGGCCCGCCCGCGCTTCGACTGCCCGCGGACCGGGTGTTCTCGCGTGAGTACGGCGTACGACTGAAGAACAAGGTCAGCGCCGAGTTCTTCCGGCGACTGCTGGCCGGCCGTGGATTCGACATCGAAGGTCAGTCAACGGGAAGCAGTTTCATCGCACGCCGCAAGTAGGCAGGGCCTGGTAACCACGGACCGTTGTCGACAAGACTGGGCCCGTGGACATGGTGAGCATCGACGACATCAGGTCGGCGGCGACGCGGATTCGCGCCTTCGCCGTGCGCACGCCCCTGCTGCAGGCGCTGTGGGGCGATGACGACCGGCCATTGTGGATCAAGCCCGAGAATCTCCAGCCGATCGGGGCGTTCAAGGTCCGCGGTGCGTTCAACGCCATCGGCAACCTCGATGAATCCGTCTGCACCCGCGGCGTCGTCGCCTATTCCAGCGGCAACCATGCCCAGGCCGTTGCCTACGCCGCCGCGGTGTATGCGATTCCGGCACATATCGTCATGCCGAAGGAGACCCCGGCGGTCAAGATCGATGCCACCCGCGCGCGCGGCGCCGAAGTCGTGCTCTGTGAGGCAGGGGAGCGCGAGCGGGTGGCGGCCGAGGTGGTGGAGCGGACCGGCGGGGTGCTGGTCCCGCCGTTCGACCATCCCGACATCATCGCCGGACAGGGCACTCTCGGCCTGGAGATCGCTGAGGATCTGCCCACGGTCGAGAATGTGCTCGTCCCGGTCAGCGGCGGCGGTCTGGCCTCCGGGGTCGGCACCGCGATCAAGGCGCTGTGCCCGTTAGCAAGAGTGTTCGGCGTGGAGCCCGAGCTCGCCGCCGACACCGCCGAAGGACTCTCGAAGGGTCATCGGGTGGACTGGTCGATCGAGGACCGCAATCGCACCATCGCCGACGGCCTTCGCTCACAACCGTCGGAGCTGACGTTCGCCCACCTGCAGAAGGTGCTCGACGGCGTGATCACCGTATCGGAGAGCGAGATTTGCAGTGCGGTAAGAGAACTCGCGCTGCGAGCACACCTGGTCAGTGAACCCAGCGGCGCGGTCGCGCTGGCGGCCTACCGGCAGCGTCGAACACCGCCAGGTCGCACCGTGATGGTGCTCTCGGGCGGCAACATCGAACCCCAGGTGCTGACGGACATACTGGCCAGCTAGTGCACGCCCTCCATTAACCGACTGATCCATGACGACAACGCGAACACGACCACACCGGCCGCGATCGCGACGCCGCCGAGTATGCCGAAGTAGGCGAACTCGCGGGCCGGATCGTAGTAGCGCGACAGC
The nucleotide sequence above comes from Mycolicibacterium moriokaense. Encoded proteins:
- a CDS encoding threonine ammonia-lyase, whose amino-acid sequence is MVSIDDIRSAATRIRAFAVRTPLLQALWGDDDRPLWIKPENLQPIGAFKVRGAFNAIGNLDESVCTRGVVAYSSGNHAQAVAYAAAVYAIPAHIVMPKETPAVKIDATRARGAEVVLCEAGERERVAAEVVERTGGVLVPPFDHPDIIAGQGTLGLEIAEDLPTVENVLVPVSGGGLASGVGTAIKALCPLARVFGVEPELAADTAEGLSKGHRVDWSIEDRNRTIADGLRSQPSELTFAHLQKVLDGVITVSESEICSAVRELALRAHLVSEPSGAVALAAYRQRRTPPGRTVMVLSGGNIEPQVLTDILAS